From Echeneis naucrates chromosome 7, fEcheNa1.1, whole genome shotgun sequence, one genomic window encodes:
- the lamtor5 gene encoding ragulator complex protein LAMTOR5, whose protein sequence is MESTLEQHLDDTMKSPAVVGVLCTDNQGHILGCRGSLSDEHGGVVSVLAKQAAALTRDPTDTPTVCLESESGNILVRSHGTITVAVHKITS, encoded by the exons ATGGAGTCGACCCTCGAGCAGCACCTGGATGACAC CATGAAGAGCCCAGCAGTGGTCGGTGTGCTCTGCACCGACAACCAAGGACACATCCTGGGCT GCCGTGGCTCCCTGTCTGATGAACATGGTGGTGTTGTGTCAGTGCTGGCCAAACAAGCTGCAGCTCTCACCAGAGACCCAACAGACACCCCAACTGTGTGCCTGGAGTCTGAGTCAGG AAACATCCTGGTCAGAAGTCACGGGACCATCACAGTAGCAGTTCACAAGATAACCTCCTGA
- the prok1 gene encoding prokineticin-1: MGFTAVLLSFLLVSLSWSRGAVITGACERDVQCGFGLCCAVSLWLRGLRMCVPRGMEGDECHPFSHKVPYPGKRQHHTCPCLPHLVCTRYADSKYRCTDDFKNMDF; encoded by the exons ATGGGTTTCACGGCTGTCCTGTTGTCCTTCCTCCTCGTGTCTCTGAGCTGGTCAAGAGGAGCTGTCATCACAGGG GCCTGTGAGAGAGATGTGCAGTGCGGGTTTGgtctctgctgtgctgtcagTCTGTGGCTGAGAGGTCTGAGGATGTGTGTCCCGAGAGGCATGGAAGGGGATGAATGCCATCCATTCAGCCACAAG gtACCCTATCCAGGGAAAAGGCAGCATCACACCTGTCCCTGTCTCCCTCACTTGGTGTGCACCAGATATGCTGATAGCAAGTATAGATGCACTGATGACTTCAAAAACATGGACTTTTGA